Genomic DNA from Candidatus Koribacter versatilis Ellin345:
TTGCCGGCCCGGCGCTCTGTGCAGAGAGCGTGGCAGCAAGCATCACCAGCGCAAAGACTAGAAGTAGGGTGCGGGACCATGCGGCCCTCGCGGCTAATGACATGCGGTGCTCCTTTATATGTTGCTGACCAGGGAAAGTACTAAACGAGCTACTTACAGATGCCGCCAATTGTAAGCACATTGTCGCAACTGGTAAAACGTTGGGGATGAGAACAGTGGTGCAGCGCGTTAGCAGGGCGAGCGTGACGGTAGAAGGCCGGATTTCCGGGGCGATTGAGCGTGGCCTGTTAGTGTTGCTCGGCGTGGGGCAGGACGACGCCGAATCAGAAGCGGAGTACCTCGCCGAAAAGATCGCTGGACTGCGCATCTTCGAAGATGAAAACGAAAAGATGAATCTGTCGGTGGTGGACGTGGGTGGCGCCGTGCTGGCGGTATCGCAGTTCACGCTCTACGGCGATGTGCGTAAGGGGAAGCGGCCGAGCTTCGATGCAGCAGCGCGGCCAGAACGGGCGAAGGAACTGTACGAGTACTTCGTCGCGCAGATCCGTGCGAAGGGCCTACGCTGTGAGACCGGCGTCTTCCAGGCAATGATGCATGTAGAACTGGTGAATGATGGGCCTGTGACGATCTTGCTGGATTCGAAGAAGGAGTTCTGAGTGCGGCGTCTGCCGCTGATGATCGCGGTGCTGGTGACGGCGCTTTGCGCACTGGCCGGAATTCTTTACCTGCGAAGTCGCCCGCGCGGGGTTGAGATCGTCTGCAT
This window encodes:
- the dtd gene encoding D-aminoacyl-tRNA deacylase — its product is MRTVVQRVSRASVTVEGRISGAIERGLLVLLGVGQDDAESEAEYLAEKIAGLRIFEDENEKMNLSVVDVGGAVLAVSQFTLYGDVRKGKRPSFDAAARPERAKELYEYFVAQIRAKGLRCETGVFQAMMHVELVNDGPVTILLDSKKEF